The following are from one region of the Phormidium sp. PBR-2020 genome:
- a CDS encoding S1C family serine protease, which translates to MRKRFTRPLAILMAIALSLPLTAAQALTEEEIDAVASMTTVVIGEGLQQGDVEAREEWRPGSGVLVAREGNSYYVLTALHVVRTQGVEYGIRTSDGKVHRVDHVRQQNNILYFGEEIGEYGESIEGYDLAMIRFESDRDYPLAVMGHGVNLSPGDRLYVSGWPDPGPQEARRTRRTLSGELTAIHPPVENGGYSLLYTHDTEVGMSGGPVFDGQGVLVGIHGQGTANGSQFCIEPELSRHNSCGLRSFDVVEQLERKGISLSFTRPPVDPDVIARGLENLETADTINDIYADFTNLESLLRDGPSGGCDSMLLGDPCDGL; encoded by the coding sequence ATGAGAAAGAGATTCACCCGCCCCCTGGCGATACTAATGGCGATCGCCTTATCCCTGCCCCTGACAGCGGCTCAAGCCCTGACGGAAGAGGAAATTGATGCCGTTGCCTCCATGACGACGGTGGTCATTGGTGAAGGCCTACAACAAGGGGATGTGGAGGCGCGGGAGGAGTGGCGACCCGGTTCCGGAGTCCTAGTGGCTCGGGAGGGTAACTCGTATTATGTCCTGACAGCCCTACATGTCGTGCGGACTCAGGGGGTTGAATATGGCATCCGAACCAGTGATGGCAAAGTCCATCGGGTTGACCATGTTCGGCAGCAAAATAATATTCTCTACTTCGGCGAAGAAATAGGAGAGTATGGAGAGTCCATTGAGGGCTATGATTTGGCCATGATTCGCTTCGAGAGCGATCGTGATTATCCCCTAGCTGTGATGGGTCATGGGGTAAACCTGAGTCCCGGCGATCGCCTCTATGTCTCCGGTTGGCCCGATCCCGGTCCCCAAGAAGCTCGACGCACCCGCCGCACCCTAAGCGGTGAACTCACGGCCATCCATCCCCCCGTCGAAAATGGCGGCTATAGTCTCCTTTATACCCATGACACTGAAGTGGGGATGAGTGGGGGTCCGGTGTTTGATGGTCAAGGTGTCCTAGTTGGGATTCACGGCCAAGGAACAGCGAATGGTTCCCAATTTTGCATCGAGCCAGAATTAAGTCGTCACAATAGTTGTGGTCTGCGTAGTTTCGATGTTGTAGAGCAGTTAGAACGTAAAGGCATTTCCCTAAGCTTTACTCGGCCCCCCGTTGACCCTGATGTCATTGCCCGAGGTCTGGAGAACTTAGAAACCGCTGATACGATTAACGATATTTATGCTGACTTTACCAATTTAGAGTCGTTACTGCGAGATGGCCCCTCAGGAGGCTGTGACAGTATGCTGCTCGGGGACCCCTGTGATGGGTTGTGA
- a CDS encoding DUF1517 domain-containing protein, giving the protein MKKLSLILASLLAILSVNSVSIRNSAVNFQLEWGLEMAQAQRRGSGGRSRGGSFSRPSRTSPSRSRGSGGSTGGRSPSRTTPQTPSRTTPRSTPAPAPTPAPGGGSTGGRTRGGSFNTPAPAPTPDSRPRTTPAPAPVPERSTPRADSSPREYQPRVERSRSFFFIPIPFGGGGRSTPVNPTVQSEQPLSGSEVQAEDQTAQQAQTGSQQRQNDGSGRIWLWLILLLGAGILMWWFLGRRSAAGGSSEQLTVTKLQVGLLAQAHELQAQLTELSLEADLNSAEGLKEFLQECSLSLLSHPDYWTHVQGESQVYPNSEEAEKAFDQFSIQERSKFSEETLSNVGGRVRQRSLSQDEELDPGEYIVVTFLVATQGNQPLFETISAADELQTILQKLAAVPTNDLLVFELLWTPQSQTDSLTADDLLSHYPDLVVL; this is encoded by the coding sequence ATGAAAAAGCTATCCTTAATTCTAGCCAGTTTGTTGGCCATCCTCTCAGTCAACAGCGTCAGCATTAGAAACTCTGCCGTCAACTTTCAGTTGGAATGGGGGTTGGAGATGGCACAAGCGCAACGGCGGGGGAGCGGTGGACGGAGTCGGGGAGGGTCCTTTAGTCGCCCAAGTCGCACGTCTCCGAGCCGTTCTCGCGGCTCGGGTGGCTCCACTGGGGGGCGATCGCCCTCGCGAACCACACCCCAAACCCCGTCACGAACCACACCTCGCAGTACTCCCGCCCCCGCCCCCACTCCCGCTCCCGGAGGAGGCTCAACGGGGGGACGGACGCGCGGTGGTTCCTTTAACACCCCCGCCCCGGCTCCCACCCCTGATAGTCGTCCGAGAACCACTCCGGCCCCAGCTCCGGTTCCTGAACGCAGTACCCCCCGAGCTGATTCGTCGCCGAGGGAGTATCAGCCGCGCGTGGAACGCTCTCGCTCGTTCTTCTTTATCCCAATTCCCTTCGGGGGTGGGGGGCGATCGACTCCGGTGAATCCCACGGTTCAATCAGAACAGCCGCTGAGTGGCTCTGAGGTGCAGGCGGAGGACCAAACCGCGCAACAAGCCCAGACCGGGTCTCAGCAGCGTCAGAATGACGGTTCAGGGCGTATCTGGCTATGGTTGATCCTCTTGCTGGGAGCGGGGATTCTCATGTGGTGGTTCCTCGGCCGTCGCTCGGCTGCGGGGGGTTCCTCGGAGCAGTTGACGGTGACGAAACTCCAGGTGGGGTTACTGGCTCAAGCTCATGAACTCCAGGCTCAGTTGACGGAGTTGAGTTTAGAGGCGGATCTCAATTCTGCGGAGGGATTAAAAGAGTTTCTCCAGGAATGTTCGTTGTCTCTGTTATCTCATCCCGATTATTGGACTCATGTTCAAGGAGAGTCGCAAGTCTATCCCAATTCAGAGGAGGCGGAGAAGGCGTTTGATCAGTTCTCGATTCAGGAACGCAGCAAGTTTAGTGAGGAAACCTTATCCAATGTGGGGGGACGGGTTCGACAGCGATCGCTCTCGCAAGATGAGGAGTTAGATCCTGGGGAGTATATTGTGGTCACCTTCCTCGTGGCGACGCAAGGGAATCAACCCCTGTTTGAGACCATCTCAGCCGCCGATGAGTTACAGACGATTCTGCAGAAACTGGCGGCGGTTCCCACGAACGATCTCTTGGTGTTTGAGTTACTCTGGACGCCTCAATCACAGACGGATTCCCTAACGGCGGATGACTTGCTGAGCCATTATCCCGATTTGGTGGTTCTCTAG
- a CDS encoding fatty acid desaturase — protein sequence MTASLSQTSVSNSPSLDADLRIRDILNTLPKSVFLKNRYRAWATVALDLTLAAVGYLGIAVAPIYLLPLLWVFQGTVLTGWFVIGHDCGHRSFAQRKWVNNSLGHLMFLPLLYPFHGWRIQHNHHHKHTNKLGVDNAWDPLTVETYESLPGIIRWLYGQVRGRFWWVGSIGHWLKEHFNWTDFSGQERRQVRFSALFVILVGGLGVALLTITTGWWGLVKFWLMPWMVYHFWMSTFTIVHHTIPQIHFQPAETWHEATAQLCGTVHCTYPRWVEFLCHDINVHVPHHLSTAIPWYNLRSAYEVIQQEWGQYTIERTFSVALMQEITERCHLYDSEEGYQGLGR from the coding sequence ATGACAGCATCGTTGAGCCAAACCTCGGTATCAAACTCCCCTTCACTGGATGCCGATCTTCGTATCAGGGACATTCTCAACACATTACCGAAATCCGTATTTCTCAAAAATCGCTATCGGGCCTGGGCAACCGTAGCCCTCGATCTCACTCTAGCGGCTGTAGGCTATCTAGGAATTGCGGTGGCTCCCATATATCTGTTGCCCTTGTTATGGGTATTTCAGGGAACCGTGTTAACCGGGTGGTTTGTGATTGGCCATGATTGTGGACATCGCTCGTTCGCCCAACGCAAATGGGTTAACAATAGCCTGGGCCATCTCATGTTTCTGCCCCTGCTATATCCCTTCCATGGTTGGCGGATTCAACATAATCATCACCACAAACATACCAATAAACTTGGGGTTGACAACGCCTGGGACCCCCTCACCGTTGAAACCTATGAGTCTCTACCAGGGATCATTCGCTGGCTTTATGGCCAAGTTCGAGGGCGCTTTTGGTGGGTGGGTTCCATTGGCCATTGGCTCAAAGAACATTTCAACTGGACCGACTTTTCCGGACAAGAACGACGCCAAGTGCGATTCTCAGCCCTATTTGTCATCCTAGTGGGCGGTTTAGGCGTAGCGCTATTGACTATAACCACAGGTTGGTGGGGACTGGTGAAGTTCTGGTTAATGCCCTGGATGGTCTATCACTTTTGGATGAGTACGTTTACAATTGTCCATCACACAATTCCTCAGATCCATTTTCAGCCAGCGGAAACCTGGCATGAAGCAACGGCTCAACTTTGTGGAACCGTTCACTGTACCTATCCCCGCTGGGTCGAGTTCCTTTGTCATGACATCAATGTTCATGTCCCCCATCACCTATCTACCGCAATTCCCTGGTATAACCTGCGATCAGCCTATGAGGTGATTCAACAGGAATGGGGCCAGTACACCATTGAACGAACCTTCTCTGTCGCCTTGATGCAGGAGATTACTGAACGGTGTCATCTTTATGATTCTGAAGAGGGGTATCAGGGGTTGGGAAGGTAA
- a CDS encoding hydantoinase B/oxoprolinase family protein, with translation MAQSTRWKFWIDRGGTFTDIVAQRPGGAMLTHKLLSENPERYQDAAVQGIRDLLELAGGEPIPDPKIGEVRMGTTVATNALLERKGDRTVLVVTQGFRDALRIGYQNRPDIFARQICLPSLLCERILEADERFSADGTCLAPLNREALIPQLQAAHDAGIRSCAIALMHGYRYPDHEDQIAAIAQEIGFTQISRSHQVSPLIKLVSRGDTTVVDAYLSPILRRYVEQVSRRLFASETDPRLQFMQSNGGLTAASQFQGKDSILSGPAGGIVGAVQTSRRAGFFNIVTFDMGGTSTDVAHYAGEPEGVVEYEREFETEVAGVRLRTPMMAVHTVAAGGGSILHFDGSRYRVGPDSAGANPGPAAYRRGGPLTVTDCNVMLGKLQPQFFPAVFGPDGNLPLDEERVWQQFQELTQEIHQQTGDERSPEAVASGFLAIAVEIMANAIKKISLQRGYDVSNYTLCCFGGAGGQHACLIAEALGISEIFLHPYAGVLSAYGMGLADQRQLQEQSLELPLTPGNYQQLLCAFEELERHVSPDGLGEVSSESNRPPELLRKVHLKYEGTDSTLIVDFANIPSMREEFESFHRQRYGFIMDNKPLVAATISLEAVFIGDRPQEPHVSRHSDTPPEPVAQVSTYLKGDWRETPVYERGDLQPGDVIQSPAIIIEPTGTNVLEPGWEATLTEQNHLILRQRQSWPDVEAELTAREMQAANLGNRPDPVLLEIFNNLFRAIAEQMGVTLQNTSTSVNIKERLDFSCAIFDETGQLVANAPHIPVHLGSMSESVRALIEQPNLSLEPGDVYVLNNPYNGGTHLPDITVITPVFAESDSRGTPLFYVASRGHHADIGGITPGSMPPNSRHVDDEGILLDNVQLVKQGEFQDQTLVNLLRSGPHPARNIDQNIADLQAQIAANQKGVDELLKMTAHYGLNTVKSYMQHVQDNAEESVRRAISVLNDGEFTYPLDSGEQIQVRIRINPTERSATIDFSGTSAQLPNNFNAPAAVCKAAVLYVFRTLVDDDIPLNAGCLKPLEIRIPEGCFLNPRYPAAVVAGNVETSQGITDALYGALGVLAGSQGTMNNLTFGNATYQYYETICGGSGAGPGFHGTDAVHTHMTNSRMTDPEVLEWRFPVLLESFAIRKGSGGQGQFKGGNGVIRRLRFLEPMTASILSSHRVVPPAGLAGGEDGQVGRNWVERHDGEPIALGGTATVEMEVGDVFVIETPGGGGFGSR, from the coding sequence ATGGCCCAATCAACCCGTTGGAAATTCTGGATCGATCGCGGGGGTACCTTTACCGATATTGTCGCCCAACGTCCTGGGGGAGCCATGCTTACCCACAAACTGCTCTCAGAAAACCCAGAACGCTATCAGGATGCAGCCGTACAGGGGATTCGGGATCTATTGGAGTTAGCCGGAGGAGAACCCATTCCCGACCCCAAGATTGGCGAGGTACGCATGGGGACCACCGTCGCCACCAATGCCCTATTAGAACGCAAGGGCGATCGCACGGTTCTAGTTGTAACACAAGGATTCCGAGATGCCCTACGAATTGGCTACCAAAATCGCCCCGACATTTTTGCCCGTCAGATTTGCTTACCCAGCCTGCTGTGCGAACGCATCCTAGAAGCCGACGAACGGTTCAGTGCCGATGGAACCTGTCTGGCTCCCCTCAACCGCGAGGCCCTGATTCCCCAACTACAAGCGGCTCATGATGCCGGCATTCGCAGTTGTGCGATCGCCCTCATGCACGGCTACCGCTACCCGGATCACGAAGACCAAATCGCGGCGATCGCCCAAGAGATTGGCTTCACACAAATCAGCCGCTCCCACCAAGTCAGCCCCCTGATTAAACTCGTCAGTCGCGGCGATACCACCGTCGTCGATGCCTATCTCTCCCCAATTCTACGTCGCTACGTCGAACAAGTCAGTCGTCGCCTCTTTGCCTCAGAAACAGACCCCCGCCTACAGTTTATGCAGTCCAATGGGGGACTCACCGCCGCCAGTCAATTTCAAGGCAAAGACAGCATCCTCTCCGGTCCCGCTGGCGGCATCGTCGGAGCCGTACAAACCAGTCGTCGCGCCGGATTCTTTAACATCGTCACCTTCGATATGGGGGGAACCTCCACCGATGTCGCCCATTATGCCGGCGAACCCGAGGGAGTCGTCGAATATGAACGGGAATTTGAAACGGAAGTCGCCGGGGTGCGACTGCGAACTCCCATGATGGCCGTGCATACCGTCGCCGCTGGGGGAGGCAGTATCCTCCATTTCGACGGTTCCCGCTATCGGGTGGGGCCAGACTCCGCCGGCGCCAATCCCGGCCCCGCCGCCTATCGACGAGGCGGCCCCCTCACCGTCACCGACTGCAATGTCATGTTGGGCAAACTGCAACCGCAATTCTTCCCAGCGGTGTTTGGCCCAGACGGGAATTTACCCCTAGATGAAGAGCGGGTTTGGCAGCAGTTTCAGGAGTTAACCCAGGAGATTCACCAGCAAACGGGAGATGAACGCAGTCCAGAAGCCGTGGCCTCAGGCTTTCTCGCCATCGCCGTGGAGATTATGGCCAATGCCATCAAGAAAATCTCCCTACAACGGGGCTATGACGTTTCCAACTATACCCTCTGCTGTTTTGGCGGCGCGGGAGGACAACACGCCTGTCTGATTGCCGAGGCCCTGGGAATTTCAGAAATCTTCTTACATCCCTACGCCGGGGTTCTCTCAGCCTATGGGATGGGATTAGCCGATCAACGGCAGCTACAGGAACAATCCCTCGAACTTCCCCTAACGCCTGGGAACTATCAACAACTCCTCTGTGCCTTTGAGGAGTTAGAGCGTCATGTCTCCCCTGACGGCCTAGGTGAAGTGTCTTCTGAGTCGAATCGCCCCCCAGAACTGTTACGCAAAGTCCATCTGAAATATGAGGGGACTGATTCCACCTTGATTGTGGATTTTGCCAACATCCCCTCCATGCGAGAGGAATTTGAGAGCTTCCATCGTCAACGCTATGGCTTCATCATGGATAACAAGCCCCTGGTGGCGGCGACAATTTCCCTAGAAGCGGTGTTTATTGGCGATCGCCCCCAAGAACCCCACGTCAGCCGTCACTCAGACACCCCCCCTGAACCAGTAGCCCAAGTCTCCACCTACTTAAAAGGGGATTGGCGGGAAACTCCGGTTTATGAGCGAGGAGATCTACAACCCGGCGACGTGATCCAAAGCCCCGCCATTATTATCGAGCCAACGGGAACCAATGTCTTAGAACCTGGTTGGGAAGCCACCCTAACCGAACAGAATCATCTCATCTTACGGCAACGTCAATCCTGGCCCGATGTCGAGGCAGAACTCACCGCGCGGGAGATGCAGGCCGCTAACCTAGGCAATCGCCCTGATCCGGTGCTGTTAGAGATTTTTAATAACCTCTTTCGGGCGATCGCCGAACAGATGGGAGTCACCCTACAAAACACCAGCACCTCCGTCAACATCAAAGAACGGCTCGACTTCTCCTGTGCCATTTTTGATGAAACCGGGCAATTAGTGGCCAATGCGCCCCATATCCCCGTCCATCTCGGCTCCATGAGCGAAAGTGTCCGGGCCCTAATTGAACAACCCAACCTCTCCCTCGAACCCGGAGATGTCTATGTCTTGAATAATCCCTATAACGGCGGCACTCACCTGCCCGATATTACCGTTATTACCCCCGTCTTCGCTGAGTCAGATTCCCGTGGAACACCCCTGTTCTATGTCGCCTCTCGCGGACATCACGCCGACATCGGTGGCATTACCCCCGGTTCCATGCCCCCCAACAGCCGTCATGTTGACGATGAGGGGATTCTGCTCGATAACGTGCAACTGGTAAAACAAGGAGAGTTCCAAGACCAAACTCTGGTGAACCTATTGCGATCGGGCCCCCACCCCGCCCGCAACATCGACCAAAACATCGCCGACTTGCAGGCCCAAATTGCCGCCAATCAGAAAGGAGTCGATGAACTGCTGAAGATGACCGCCCACTATGGCTTAAACACCGTCAAGTCCTATATGCAGCACGTTCAAGACAACGCCGAGGAGTCCGTCCGTCGGGCCATCTCCGTCCTCAACGATGGTGAATTTACCTATCCCCTCGACAGCGGCGAACAGATCCAAGTCCGCATTCGCATCAACCCCACAGAACGCAGTGCCACCATTGACTTCAGCGGCACTTCCGCCCAACTGCCCAATAACTTCAACGCCCCAGCCGCCGTCTGTAAGGCCGCCGTTCTCTATGTCTTCCGCACTCTTGTCGACGATGATATTCCCCTGAATGCCGGTTGTCTCAAACCCCTAGAGATTCGCATTCCCGAGGGCTGTTTTCTCAATCCTCGCTATCCGGCAGCGGTGGTGGCCGGCAACGTGGAAACCTCCCAGGGCATTACCGATGCCCTCTACGGGGCCCTTGGAGTCCTAGCTGGCTCCCAAGGAACCATGAATAACCTCACCTTTGGCAACGCCACCTATCAATACTACGAAACCATTTGTGGCGGCTCAGGGGCCGGTCCTGGATTCCACGGAACTGATGCGGTGCATACCCACATGACCAATTCACGGATGACCGACCCAGAGGTTCTAGAATGGCGCTTCCCCGTGCTTTTGGAGTCATTTGCCATTCGTAAAGGAAGTGGCGGCCAAGGGCAATTTAAGGGGGGCAATGGGGTCATTCGTCGGCTGCGCTTCTTGGAGCCGATGACCGCCTCGATTCTCTCCAGTCACCGGGTTGTCCCCCCAGCGGGGTTAGCGGGCGGCGAGGATGGCCAAGTGGGGCGCAATTGGGTTGAACGTCATGATGGAGAACCAATCGCCCTAGGCGGAACCGCTACGGTCGAGATGGAAGTGGGGGATGTCTTTGTGATTGAAACTCCCGGCGGTGGGGGCTTTGGCTCGCGCTAA
- a CDS encoding CAP domain-containing protein, producing MKTGLLGLIVLLTASLTGGCHLMETSIGELSPGGQVLTATSEEDLRALEVAAHDQVNAYRQRQGLSPLELDERISAIARYHSQKMASGEVPFSHDGVEDRYAAIGDVMPYRQVAENVAYNFGYSDPVEQAVEGWIESPGHEQNMSGNYEISGMGIAVNAEGEYYFTQLFVRPR from the coding sequence ATGAAAACGGGTCTATTGGGATTGATCGTGCTGCTGACGGCATCTCTAACAGGGGGATGTCATCTCATGGAAACCTCCATTGGCGAACTCTCCCCAGGGGGTCAGGTTCTCACAGCGACTTCTGAGGAAGACCTTCGGGCCCTGGAGGTGGCGGCCCATGACCAAGTCAATGCCTATCGCCAGCGTCAGGGATTATCCCCCCTCGAACTCGATGAACGCATCAGTGCGATCGCCCGCTATCACTCCCAGAAGATGGCCTCGGGCGAGGTTCCCTTCAGTCATGACGGAGTCGAAGACCGCTATGCGGCCATTGGAGACGTGATGCCCTATCGCCAAGTCGCCGAAAATGTCGCCTATAACTTTGGCTATTCTGACCCCGTTGAGCAAGCCGTCGAAGGCTGGATCGAAAGTCCCGGCCATGAACAAAATATGAGCGGGAACTATGAAATCAGTGGCATGGGAATTGCCGTTAATGCTGAGGGAGAATACTACTTTACACAGCTTTTTGTCCGTCCTCGTTAG
- a CDS encoding carbohydrate porin, with the protein MQRLLMDVWGQGGPWLTSIGLSLIVCHGASPAQGKEIDPPFPLKSITSVSELSDVEPTDWAYQALQSLIERYGCVTGLPGGRFEGGRSLTRYEFAAALNRCFDFISILPNHLSEEDVATLERLQRDFAAELSTVSGRVEDLTPRVAALEAQEFSPTLVMGGESIFALSGGFGGETGQDGATNPVLTHLTRLGFVSSFTGRDRLRFEFQASNFANRGFASPSGFNTDMALLSFQGNTNNRVQLSRLEYRFALSDRFVVTARPVGFSLSSVLTANSPYFDAGRGAISRFAEASPAFKLGRLDAGGGFDWLVSDNVRLQAAYGVRNANRPEEGRGLFNSDHSAFGVQLFLKPAPTVLTGISYINAYAGNGRLDTFTGSFLADTNSFINEPARIQGVNATLQWRLAERVTFSTWGTWLFSNALNSDRSATTTSYLFGLSYSEPFERPGDLLALLVGQPLRVVSGTGLPFGEDEDTSLHFELFYRLRVNDRISITPGVFVVTNPEHNADNPALVVGTIRTTFRF; encoded by the coding sequence ATGCAACGTTTGCTGATGGATGTCTGGGGGCAAGGGGGCCCTTGGCTTACCTCAATTGGATTAAGTCTGATCGTCTGTCACGGGGCCTCACCCGCACAGGGCAAAGAGATCGATCCCCCGTTTCCTCTCAAGTCGATTACATCGGTCTCTGAACTCTCAGATGTAGAACCGACGGACTGGGCCTATCAGGCGTTGCAATCATTGATTGAGCGATATGGCTGTGTGACCGGGTTACCGGGAGGCCGGTTTGAAGGGGGGCGATCGCTGACACGCTATGAGTTTGCAGCCGCCTTAAATCGCTGTTTCGATTTTATCTCGATACTGCCCAACCACTTGTCTGAGGAAGACGTAGCCACCTTAGAACGATTACAACGGGATTTTGCGGCCGAACTCAGCACCGTTTCCGGGAGAGTTGAGGATCTTACTCCCCGCGTCGCCGCCTTAGAAGCCCAGGAGTTCTCCCCCACCTTAGTCATGGGGGGAGAGTCTATTTTTGCTCTTTCAGGGGGATTTGGTGGCGAGACAGGACAGGATGGAGCCACAAATCCGGTTTTAACTCATTTGACTCGGTTGGGCTTTGTCTCCTCCTTTACCGGGCGCGATCGCCTACGCTTTGAGTTTCAGGCCTCGAATTTCGCCAATCGTGGCTTTGCCAGTCCCTCGGGGTTCAATACGGATATGGCCTTATTGTCCTTCCAGGGAAACACCAATAATCGGGTTCAACTCAGCCGCCTGGAATATCGCTTCGCCCTGAGCGATCGCTTTGTCGTCACGGCCCGGCCCGTTGGCTTTAGTCTCAGCAGTGTTCTCACCGCCAACTCCCCCTATTTTGATGCTGGACGAGGGGCCATTTCTCGCTTTGCCGAAGCCAGTCCCGCCTTTAAACTCGGTCGCCTCGACGCCGGCGGCGGCTTTGATTGGTTGGTCAGTGATAATGTACGACTTCAGGCGGCCTATGGAGTTCGCAACGCCAATCGTCCTGAAGAGGGCCGGGGACTCTTTAATAGTGACCACTCCGCCTTCGGGGTGCAACTGTTCCTAAAGCCGGCCCCAACCGTCCTCACCGGGATTTCTTATATCAACGCCTATGCCGGAAATGGTCGTCTAGATACCTTTACCGGTAGTTTTTTGGCCGATACCAACTCGTTTATCAACGAACCGGCTCGCATTCAAGGGGTCAATGCCACGTTACAATGGCGGCTAGCGGAACGGGTGACCTTTTCAACTTGGGGAACCTGGCTGTTTAGCAATGCCCTCAACTCCGATCGCTCGGCAACGACGACGAGTTACCTATTTGGTTTAAGCTATTCTGAACCGTTTGAGCGACCGGGGGATTTGTTGGCGTTATTGGTGGGTCAGCCCTTGCGAGTGGTGAGCGGGACGGGCCTACCCTTTGGTGAGGATGAGGATACCTCCTTACATTTTGAGTTGTTTTATCGGTTACGGGTGAATGATCGCATTTCCATCACCCCAGGCGTGTTTGTGGTCACCAATCCTGAACATAATGCCGATAACCCGGCCTTAGTGGTGGGCACGATTCGCACCACTTTCCGCTTTTAA
- a CDS encoding MBOAT family protein, translated as MTFVSILYGLFLLSTVILYWGIPNRRFRLGLILTASVIFYGSIQLQSLPFLLLMAWGTFALGKPLSETTPTQPTDQTKTLSNEAWSQLELRWQQQRRWLLTAGITLNVLILVGFKYAPFLFPNLGQESPVLAPWLDPYFVMPLGISFFGFECIAYLIDVFRGAPPSQNFFEFSAYKFYFPKLISGPITRFHQWFEQWQLQHPLKIEQVTDGLWLIASGAIKKGLLADNLAIFVNLCFENTQRAGSIDLQLAVIGYGLQLYLDFSGYVDMARGSALLLGWTLPENFNFPYISTSIADFWRRWHITLGSWLRNYLYFPLGGSRRGLLRTCINLMVVMLIAGLWHGSATAGMNPAGFLVWGAIHGAGLVIHRLNDVLSQRWQGLAALWRSLPGVVLAWLLTQGMVFFSWIFFRLPDLQVSGWVVRHLWGQSRDAQFLDLVYLETVGWMPEQLAIAFLGIFAAMFLAHFFRHILKVQLNWHVKIALVPICWYAVLLFAPEDSLPYIYFDF; from the coding sequence ATGACCTTCGTCTCAATTCTCTATGGTTTATTCCTCCTCAGTACCGTCATTCTGTACTGGGGAATCCCCAATCGACGCTTTCGCCTCGGACTCATTCTCACCGCAAGCGTCATTTTTTATGGTTCCATTCAACTGCAATCCCTGCCCTTTCTTCTCCTCATGGCTTGGGGAACCTTTGCCCTAGGAAAACCTCTCTCAGAAACTACTCCCACTCAGCCCACAGACCAAACTAAAACCTTAAGTAACGAAGCCTGGAGTCAACTCGAACTCCGTTGGCAACAGCAGCGACGCTGGCTCCTCACCGCCGGAATCACCCTAAATGTCTTAATTTTAGTGGGGTTTAAATATGCCCCCTTTTTATTCCCCAATCTGGGGCAAGAGTCTCCAGTTTTAGCCCCTTGGTTAGACCCTTATTTTGTCATGCCTCTGGGGATTAGCTTTTTTGGCTTTGAATGTATCGCCTACCTCATTGACGTTTTCCGAGGTGCGCCCCCCAGTCAAAACTTCTTTGAGTTTTCCGCCTATAAATTCTATTTCCCAAAACTCATCTCAGGCCCAATTACCCGCTTTCATCAGTGGTTTGAACAGTGGCAACTGCAACATCCCCTAAAAATTGAGCAAGTCACCGATGGCTTATGGCTCATTGCCAGTGGTGCCATTAAAAAGGGATTACTCGCCGATAACTTGGCGATTTTTGTCAACCTCTGCTTTGAAAACACCCAACGGGCCGGAAGCATCGATTTACAGTTGGCCGTCATTGGCTATGGCTTACAACTCTATCTCGATTTCAGTGGTTATGTCGATATGGCCCGAGGCAGTGCCTTGTTATTGGGCTGGACGTTACCGGAAAACTTTAATTTCCCCTATATCTCCACCAGCATCGCTGACTTTTGGCGACGCTGGCATATTACCCTCGGCAGTTGGCTGCGCAATTACCTCTATTTCCCCCTGGGGGGATCTCGTCGTGGCTTACTGAGAACCTGCATTAACTTAATGGTGGTGATGCTGATTGCAGGCTTGTGGCATGGCAGTGCAACCGCAGGGATGAACCCAGCGGGATTCCTAGTTTGGGGGGCAATTCACGGCGCGGGGTTAGTCATTCATCGTCTTAACGATGTCCTCTCCCAACGTTGGCAGGGGTTGGCAGCGTTGTGGCGTAGTCTGCCTGGGGTGGTGTTGGCGTGGCTACTGACCCAGGGGATGGTCTTTTTCTCCTGGATTTTCTTCCGTCTCCCCGATTTGCAGGTATCCGGTTGGGTAGTGCGCCATCTCTGGGGCCAGTCTCGCGATGCCCAATTCTTGGATTTAGTCTATCTAGAAACCGTCGGTTGGATGCCAGAACAGTTAGCCATCGCCTTTCTGGGAATTTTCGCCGCCATGTTCCTGGCCCATTTCTTCCGTCACATCCTCAAGGTGCAACTCAACTGGCATGTGAAAATTGCCCTGGTTCCCATCTGTTGGTATGCTGTGCTTCTCTTTGCCCCAGAAGACAGTCTGCCCTATATCTATTTTGATTTCTAA